The following coding sequences are from one Candidatus Nitrohelix vancouverensis window:
- the neuB gene encoding N-acetylneuraminate synthase codes for MKSTYIIAEAGVNHNGERDLAFALVDAAAKAGADAVKFQTFRAHEIVSRHSPKASYQIKETGSEETQLEMLQRLELSPEMHRELAKRCQKQNIQFLSTPFDLESLRFLAEDLKTPRIKLPSGEITNAPLLLGAARTGKAAILSTGMATLGEIEMALGTLAFGYLNTAETPSREAFEGAIWADEGQRLLREKVTLLHCTTEYPAPVESVNLRAMQTMKQAFGLDVGYSDHTAGIAVATAAVALGATLIEKHFTLDCSLPGPDHRASLEPETFKSMASSIRDVEAALGEGRKLPVFAERENRKIVRRSLIASRRIDCGDAFDETNIAIKRPGGGVSPMRYWDVLGRKSNRVYEAGELIEL; via the coding sequence ATGAAATCCACCTATATCATTGCGGAAGCGGGCGTCAATCACAACGGCGAGAGAGATCTTGCCTTTGCGCTGGTGGATGCCGCGGCGAAAGCAGGCGCTGACGCGGTCAAGTTTCAAACTTTTCGCGCTCATGAGATAGTCAGTCGGCATTCTCCGAAGGCGTCCTATCAAATTAAGGAAACTGGCAGTGAGGAGACTCAGCTGGAAATGCTTCAGCGATTGGAGCTGAGCCCGGAGATGCACCGCGAACTGGCGAAGCGCTGTCAGAAACAAAACATTCAATTTTTATCGACCCCTTTCGATTTAGAGAGTTTGCGGTTTTTGGCGGAGGACTTGAAGACGCCGCGCATCAAACTTCCCTCAGGGGAGATCACCAATGCGCCGTTATTGTTGGGGGCGGCGCGCACTGGGAAAGCGGCGATTCTGTCGACGGGCATGGCGACCTTGGGAGAGATCGAAATGGCGTTGGGGACGCTTGCCTTCGGATACCTCAATACCGCTGAAACTCCCTCTCGGGAGGCTTTTGAGGGCGCGATCTGGGCGGATGAGGGTCAGAGATTATTGAGGGAGAAAGTCACCTTGCTACATTGCACGACCGAATATCCGGCTCCGGTAGAGAGCGTGAATTTGCGCGCGATGCAAACGATGAAGCAGGCTTTTGGTCTGGATGTGGGTTATTCGGATCACACGGCAGGAATAGCCGTTGCGACGGCGGCAGTCGCTTTGGGCGCAACCTTGATAGAGAAACATTTCACGCTGGATTGCTCTTTGCCCGGCCCGGATCATCGCGCTTCATTGGAGCCGGAAACATTTAAGTCGATGGCGAGTTCTATCCGAGACGTCGAAGCGGCGCTTGGCGAAGGACGCAAGCTACCTGTTTTTGCTGAAAGGGAAAACAGAAAAATCGTTCGCAGGAGTTTGATTGCATCCCGCCGCATTGATTGTGGTGATGCGTTTGATGAAACGAATATTGCGATCAAGCGTCCCGGCGGGGGCGTTTCTCCGATGCGCTATTGGGACGTCCTGGGGAGAAAATCCAACCGAGTCTACGAAGCGGGTGAGTTGATAGAGTTATGA
- a CDS encoding SDR family NAD(P)-dependent oxidoreductase, with the protein MARQLKKILVTGADGFIGSHLVERLVSEGYSVRAFVLYNSFNSWGWLDQAPEAIRGELDVVAGDIRDPFGVKDAMKGMDAVCNLAALISIPYSYHSPDTFVDVNIKGALHVAQAARELEVERVVQTSTSEVYGTARFVPITEDHPLQGQSPYSASKIGADQIALSYYQAFGTPVCIVRPFNTYGPRQSARAVIPTIITQIANGAKKLQLGALEPTRDFNYVQDIARGFQCALEADGVDGEVVNLGSNFEVSIGDTAQLIAEAMSSDVEIMQDPQRLRPKNSEVERLWASNAKAETLLGWKPEYGGRDGFLRGLGETVEWFRQAENLKGYKADIYNI; encoded by the coding sequence ATGGCGCGACAGTTAAAAAAAATCCTTGTGACCGGGGCGGATGGTTTCATTGGCTCTCATCTGGTCGAACGTCTTGTGAGCGAAGGGTATTCTGTCCGAGCTTTTGTTTTATACAATTCATTCAATTCATGGGGATGGCTGGATCAGGCCCCAGAAGCGATTCGTGGAGAACTGGACGTGGTTGCGGGAGACATTCGCGATCCTTTCGGGGTGAAGGATGCCATGAAAGGAATGGATGCGGTCTGCAATCTGGCGGCGTTGATATCGATTCCTTATTCTTACCATTCGCCCGATACTTTCGTGGACGTGAATATCAAGGGCGCCTTGCATGTCGCGCAAGCGGCGCGGGAACTGGAAGTGGAGCGTGTCGTACAAACTTCGACCAGCGAAGTGTATGGAACGGCGCGTTTTGTGCCGATCACAGAGGATCATCCCTTGCAGGGTCAATCGCCATATTCGGCCTCAAAAATCGGAGCGGATCAAATCGCTTTATCTTATTATCAGGCGTTTGGAACGCCGGTTTGTATTGTGAGACCGTTCAATACTTATGGGCCGCGTCAGTCGGCGCGGGCAGTGATTCCAACTATCATCACCCAGATTGCCAACGGCGCCAAGAAATTGCAGTTGGGGGCTTTGGAGCCGACAAGAGATTTCAATTACGTTCAGGACATTGCCCGGGGGTTTCAGTGTGCTTTGGAGGCGGACGGGGTTGATGGCGAAGTCGTCAATCTGGGCAGTAATTTTGAAGTGTCTATCGGCGATACGGCTCAGTTGATCGCCGAAGCGATGTCCTCCGATGTGGAAATCATGCAGGACCCGCAACGCCTTCGACCGAAGAACAGCGAAGTGGAGCGTTTGTGGGCCAGCAACGCCAAAGCCGAAACCTTGCTGGGCTGGAAGCCGGAGTATGGCGGTCGCGACGGATTCTTGCGGGGGTTGGGCGAAACAGTCGAATGGTTCAGGCAAGCGGAAAACTTGAAAGGGTATAAGGCGGATATCTATAATATCTGA
- a CDS encoding LegC family aminotransferase: MDPQSVVNALNQSLASLAAKPVGLHEPCFQGKEWEYVKECLDTGWVSTVGKFVDRFEDELKNITGVEHAIAVVNGTAALHVSLILAGVEREDEVMLPALSFVAPANAIAYCGAVPHFIDSEEKTLGVDPARLETYLSEIAEVRSGHCFNKQTGRLIRAVVAVHTFGHPVDMDLLKEVCDRFHLILIEDAAESLGSYYKGKHTGHWGQSASVSFNGNKIVTTGGGGAVLIRDAELAKKARHITTTARRPHGWNFYHDQVGYNYRLPNINAALGCAQLEQLPEFLKWKRSLAMAYQECFANVSAVRFFEEPEFAKSNYWLNVLLLAEADMNQLNALIEATRDEGILTRPAWTLLCRLPMFQNCPRMNLDQAENLELRIVNIPSSAGLGREACASNV, translated from the coding sequence ATGGATCCTCAATCTGTAGTCAATGCGTTAAATCAAAGTCTGGCGAGTTTGGCCGCCAAGCCGGTGGGCCTTCATGAACCTTGTTTTCAGGGCAAGGAGTGGGAGTACGTGAAAGAATGTCTGGACACGGGCTGGGTGTCCACCGTCGGTAAATTTGTAGACCGGTTTGAAGACGAGTTAAAAAACATCACTGGAGTGGAGCACGCCATCGCCGTGGTCAACGGTACAGCCGCCTTGCATGTGAGTCTTATCCTTGCAGGCGTTGAGCGTGAGGATGAAGTGATGCTCCCTGCCTTGTCGTTTGTAGCGCCGGCGAACGCGATCGCGTATTGCGGTGCGGTTCCACATTTCATTGATAGTGAAGAAAAAACGCTCGGCGTTGACCCTGCGCGGCTGGAGACATATCTCAGTGAGATTGCTGAAGTGCGCAGCGGGCATTGTTTTAACAAGCAAACGGGACGCTTGATTCGAGCCGTCGTAGCGGTGCATACCTTCGGTCACCCTGTGGATATGGACCTGTTGAAAGAGGTGTGCGACCGGTTTCATCTGATTTTGATTGAAGACGCGGCGGAGTCTCTTGGCTCATATTATAAGGGCAAACACACGGGTCATTGGGGGCAGAGCGCGTCGGTCAGTTTTAACGGCAATAAAATTGTAACGACAGGCGGGGGCGGCGCGGTTCTGATTCGCGATGCGGAGCTTGCGAAAAAAGCGCGACACATCACAACGACGGCTCGGCGACCGCATGGGTGGAACTTTTATCACGATCAGGTAGGATATAATTATCGCTTGCCCAATATCAACGCCGCCCTCGGTTGCGCTCAACTGGAGCAATTACCGGAATTTTTAAAATGGAAACGCTCGCTTGCGATGGCGTATCAAGAGTGTTTTGCAAACGTATCAGCGGTGCGATTTTTTGAGGAACCGGAGTTTGCGAAAAGCAATTACTGGTTGAATGTTCTTTTGCTGGCCGAGGCTGACATGAATCAATTGAACGCGTTGATCGAAGCGACGCGGGATGAGGGGATTTTAACGCGACCTGCCTGGACGCTCCTGTGTCGCCTACCCATGTTTCAAAACTGTCCGCGCATGAATCTGGATCAAGCTGAGAATCTTGAGTTGAGGATTGTGAACATTCCAAGCAGCGCCGGATTGGGGCGGGAAGCCTGCGCTTCCAACGTATAA
- a CDS encoding SDR family oxidoreductase, producing the protein MNPLDLTDKLVLVTGASSGLGREIGQHLSRLGARTLLLARNEAGLKDTLAPLDASKNFAVPFDLNQTSAIQPLLKELAKQHGPLYGIVHSAGMQTVSPLQYAPLDEIQSMIQVHLTAALALCKAFASRKVRANSGSVIFISSSAGIVGGSGLSVYSGVKGALISLARSLAIEWAGDNIRVNAIAPGYIPTQAAQDARKTLSTEQLDALIAEHPLGAGAPRDVANAAAFLMAETGRWITGTTLVIDGGYSAH; encoded by the coding sequence ATGAATCCCTTGGACTTAACAGACAAACTCGTTCTGGTCACCGGCGCCTCGTCAGGACTGGGACGTGAAATAGGGCAACACCTGAGCCGCCTGGGCGCGCGCACCCTTCTGCTTGCAAGAAACGAGGCGGGACTGAAGGACACATTAGCCCCTCTCGACGCCTCCAAAAATTTTGCAGTTCCATTTGACCTGAACCAGACAAGCGCGATTCAACCTCTTTTGAAAGAATTGGCCAAACAACACGGCCCTTTATACGGGATCGTTCACTCCGCAGGCATGCAAACCGTATCCCCCCTGCAATACGCCCCTTTAGATGAAATCCAAAGCATGATTCAGGTGCACCTGACTGCGGCTCTGGCTCTGTGCAAAGCGTTCGCCAGTCGCAAAGTGCGGGCAAATTCGGGAAGCGTCATTTTCATTTCCTCATCAGCCGGAATCGTCGGCGGCTCAGGTCTGTCGGTCTATTCTGGCGTCAAGGGCGCCCTGATAAGTCTCGCTAGATCGTTAGCCATCGAATGGGCGGGAGACAATATTCGCGTAAACGCAATCGCTCCCGGCTACATTCCAACACAGGCGGCGCAAGATGCCAGAAAAACGCTCTCTACCGAACAACTCGACGCCCTCATAGCAGAACACCCGCTAGGAGCTGGCGCACCGCGAGATGTCGCTAATGCCGCCGCCTTCCTGATGGCAGAAACCGGGCGATGGATCACAGGAACCACGCTGGTTATAGACGGCGGTTATTCCGCGCATTGA
- a CDS encoding acetyltransferase, producing the protein MRSLPVIILGAGGHARVLADALKVMGLSIKGVTDAVPVKGLPGVPLLGDDSILDSISPDDIVLVNGLGSIARPALRRRLFEKFKARGFTFQDVVHPSAMIAEDVRLGEGVQVMAGAVIQTGSVISDNAIINTGALVDHDCEIGAHTHLAPGVTLSGRVTIGEESHVGVAASVIQSIRIGSRALIGAGSVVVRNVPESALVYGNPAKEIDS; encoded by the coding sequence ATGAGATCGTTACCCGTCATCATACTTGGCGCCGGAGGGCATGCGCGTGTTCTTGCCGATGCATTGAAGGTCATGGGGCTTTCGATCAAGGGAGTGACGGATGCGGTTCCCGTCAAGGGATTGCCGGGCGTTCCTCTGCTTGGAGACGATTCGATTCTGGATTCTATTTCTCCTGATGATATTGTGTTGGTCAATGGTCTGGGTTCGATCGCGCGTCCGGCTTTGCGGCGCCGTTTATTTGAAAAGTTCAAGGCCAGGGGCTTCACGTTTCAAGACGTGGTACATCCTTCGGCGATGATCGCAGAAGACGTCAGGCTGGGCGAAGGTGTTCAGGTGATGGCGGGTGCGGTGATTCAGACCGGAAGCGTAATTTCAGATAATGCGATTATCAATACAGGAGCGCTTGTGGACCACGATTGCGAGATTGGCGCACATACGCATTTGGCGCCAGGAGTTACATTGTCGGGCCGCGTGACGATTGGCGAGGAAAGTCATGTCGGCGTCGCCGCCAGCGTGATTCAGTCCATTCGTATCGGAAGTCGCGCTTTGATCGGGGCAGGTTCGGTGGTCGTTAGAAACGTCCCGGAGTCCGCTCTTGTATATGGAAACCCTGCCAAGGAAATCGATTCGTGA
- a CDS encoding acylneuraminate cytidylyltransferase family protein, whose amino-acid sequence MINGSRVVAVIPARMGSKTVPGKNIKSLAGKPLIAWSIETSLRCEEVDRTIVSTDGDAIAEVGHEYGAEIFKRPDHLASDSALIIDSLRDLCRQLREEGETAKYMVLLEATSPFRRPRDIRACLDALESGKYDSVATFVEASLNPHRAWAIKDGTAEPFIEGAVPWLPRQELPSAWQLNGGVYAFSIDVLPVDGVSLLFGKSGAVEMPIKRSIDLDNEIDFLIAEAVLKMNSIAKDSLDQ is encoded by the coding sequence ATGATTAATGGAAGCAGGGTGGTCGCCGTGATTCCCGCACGTATGGGAAGCAAAACGGTTCCCGGAAAAAATATAAAATCACTGGCCGGCAAACCGCTCATTGCATGGTCCATCGAGACGAGCCTGCGTTGCGAGGAGGTGGATCGCACAATTGTATCCACCGACGGCGACGCGATCGCGGAAGTCGGGCACGAATATGGCGCCGAAATTTTTAAAAGGCCCGACCATCTGGCTTCGGATTCCGCCTTGATCATCGACAGCCTGCGGGATTTGTGCAGACAACTGCGCGAGGAGGGGGAGACTGCAAAGTACATGGTGTTGTTGGAAGCGACATCCCCATTTCGTCGTCCACGCGATATTCGCGCTTGTCTCGACGCGTTGGAGTCGGGCAAATATGATTCTGTCGCCACGTTTGTGGAGGCTTCTTTGAATCCACACAGGGCCTGGGCGATCAAGGATGGGACGGCAGAGCCTTTTATCGAAGGCGCCGTGCCCTGGTTGCCTCGCCAGGAACTTCCTTCGGCATGGCAACTCAATGGCGGCGTGTATGCGTTTTCGATAGACGTCCTGCCTGTGGATGGCGTGAGCTTGTTGTTTGGAAAAAGCGGGGCGGTTGAGATGCCGATCAAGCGTTCTATCGACCTCGATAATGAGATTGATTTTCTCATAGCTGAAGCGGTTCTAAAGATGAACTCAATCGCGAAAGATTCCCTGGATCAATGA
- the neuC gene encoding UDP-N-acetylglucosamine 2-epimerase (hydrolyzing) codes for MSERSLCVVTGTRADYGHLSCLMRAIQNDPELRLQVVATGMHLSPEFGMTVDGIIEDGFEVSARVEMLLSSDTAVGIGKSIGLGVIGFAEVFDRLQPDVTILLGDRFEMLAAAMAATAARIPIAHLHGGETTEGAMDEAFRHAITKMSHVHFVAAEAYQCRVRQMGEGPSRIFNFGAPGLDLLKTMERPTRADLEARLGLSLGERNFLVTYHPETLNREGPEKAIQALFEALDVFPDARIIFTKPNCDEGGRKIIELIDAFVEARQERAVAHVSLGSYYYFGVMNEVDAVIGNSSSGLIEAPVFEKPTVNIGDRQKGRLRAGSVVDCDETKASIEAAIRQVLSVDFQMKLKGVKSPYYQGGASEKILAVLKSFDLQNIKKTFYDLPSR; via the coding sequence ATGTCTGAACGAAGCTTATGCGTGGTTACCGGAACGCGCGCCGATTATGGTCACTTGTCCTGCCTGATGCGAGCCATTCAGAACGATCCTGAATTGCGCTTGCAGGTTGTGGCGACGGGTATGCATTTGTCGCCTGAATTTGGCATGACCGTTGATGGGATCATCGAAGACGGTTTCGAGGTCAGCGCCCGCGTGGAAATGCTGTTGTCGAGCGACACTGCGGTGGGTATTGGTAAATCAATTGGGTTGGGCGTTATTGGTTTCGCTGAAGTTTTTGACCGATTGCAACCTGATGTGACGATCCTGTTGGGCGATCGCTTTGAGATGTTGGCGGCGGCGATGGCGGCGACGGCGGCGCGTATTCCCATTGCGCATTTGCATGGCGGGGAAACGACGGAAGGCGCTATGGACGAAGCGTTTCGTCATGCGATCACCAAAATGTCCCATGTTCATTTTGTCGCGGCAGAAGCGTATCAATGCAGGGTGAGGCAGATGGGGGAAGGCCCGTCGCGCATTTTTAATTTCGGCGCCCCGGGCCTCGATTTGTTGAAGACGATGGAGCGGCCGACTCGGGCGGATCTGGAAGCTAGATTAGGTTTGTCCCTGGGCGAACGGAATTTTCTCGTTACCTATCATCCTGAGACCTTGAACCGGGAGGGGCCGGAGAAAGCGATCCAGGCGCTGTTTGAAGCTCTGGACGTCTTTCCTGACGCCCGGATTATTTTCACCAAACCCAATTGCGACGAAGGCGGACGAAAAATTATAGAATTGATTGATGCTTTTGTTGAGGCGCGTCAGGAGCGCGCCGTCGCGCATGTTTCTCTCGGCTCGTATTATTATTTCGGGGTGATGAACGAGGTGGACGCGGTGATTGGCAATTCATCCAGCGGGTTGATCGAAGCTCCGGTGTTTGAAAAGCCGACGGTGAATATAGGCGACCGTCAGAAAGGTCGTTTGCGCGCCGGGTCGGTTGTCGATTGCGACGAAACGAAGGCGTCTATTGAAGCTGCGATCCGTCAGGTCTTGTCGGTTGATTTTCAGATGAAATTAAAGGGCGTTAAATCGCCTTACTATCAGGGCGGCGCTTCAGAGAAAATCCTGGCTGTTCTGAAGTCGTTTGACTTGCAGAATATTAAAAAAACGTTTTATGATTTGCCGTCCCGATAG
- a CDS encoding Gfo/Idh/MocA family oxidoreductase, producing the protein MKALIIGYGSIGSRHADILRDMGLEVSIVSSRKETFLGCYPNTREALDATSPDYVVIANKTHEHHSSLQELATLGFRGTVLIEKPLFHEVNAAPVNEFSAVHVGYNLRFHPLILRLKEILAGQQLVSAQIYAGQYLPLWRPERDYRQTYSSRRENGGGVLRDLSHELDYVNWLFGGWKSLTALGGRYSSIEIESDDAFSILMATERCPMVQIHLNYLDRASRRELLINLDQATVKIDLVKGTGQINSDEFQYDVPRNSTFRKLHQAVLDRDEDKLCSLEEGMEIIKMIDAIELSAQKQTWIIK; encoded by the coding sequence ATGAAAGCGCTCATCATTGGGTACGGGTCCATTGGTTCGCGTCACGCGGATATATTGAGAGACATGGGGCTTGAAGTGTCAATCGTTTCTTCGCGAAAGGAAACGTTCTTGGGCTGTTATCCCAATACACGGGAAGCTCTTGATGCGACTTCGCCTGATTATGTGGTGATTGCTAACAAGACTCACGAACATCATTCATCCTTACAGGAGCTGGCCACGCTTGGGTTTCGCGGCACGGTTCTTATAGAAAAACCGTTATTTCATGAAGTGAACGCGGCGCCGGTCAATGAGTTCTCGGCTGTTCACGTGGGTTATAATTTACGTTTTCATCCCTTGATTCTACGACTGAAGGAGATATTGGCGGGTCAGCAGTTGGTATCCGCTCAGATTTATGCTGGACAATACTTGCCATTGTGGAGACCGGAAAGGGATTATCGCCAGACCTATTCGTCGCGGCGAGAGAACGGCGGCGGCGTTCTGAGGGATTTGAGTCATGAACTGGATTATGTGAATTGGCTATTTGGAGGCTGGAAATCCTTGACCGCATTGGGTGGGCGTTACAGTTCCATCGAAATCGAAAGCGATGATGCATTTTCAATATTGATGGCGACGGAGAGATGTCCGATGGTGCAGATCCATTTGAACTACCTGGATCGGGCTTCGAGAAGAGAATTGTTGATCAATCTGGATCAGGCGACGGTCAAAATAGATTTGGTGAAGGGAACGGGCCAGATCAACAGTGATGAGTTTCAGTACGACGTGCCGAGAAACAGCACCTTTCGGAAGTTGCATCAGGCGGTTCTGGATCGGGATGAAGATAAATTATGTTCGCTCGAAGAAGGGATGGAGATCATTAAGATGATTGACGCCATTGAGCTATCGGCGCAAAAGCAAACCTGGATCATTAAATGA
- a CDS encoding Gfo/Idh/MocA family oxidoreductase, which produces MINLGVLGMSPGNGHPYSFSAIINGYNGAAMDAAGWGGIHDYLRRRKSEEFGIEGVRVSHVWTQDYDESARLSRASNVATVCRNLDEMVDAVDGALIARDDYMLHRELAEPFLKRGKFVFVDKPLSLNVDDMIYFSPYLENAQLMSCSGMRFARELDEIRNDWASFGKVKLIRATVLNDWRKYGVHMIDALLGLTSLRPINVSMAPVQGFESRLIQLDNGSIFQVDNLGETCKTFRFDIFGATKNGSFDLHDNFSAFKRLLEGFVQQIRTGTNTVPMQDTNDSMRLLIAGIRAQEEKRTVLLEEIKI; this is translated from the coding sequence ATGATTAATCTGGGAGTCTTGGGGATGAGCCCCGGCAACGGGCATCCGTATTCTTTTTCTGCCATCATCAACGGTTATAATGGCGCGGCGATGGATGCGGCGGGATGGGGCGGTATTCATGATTACTTGCGACGCCGCAAGTCTGAAGAGTTTGGCATTGAAGGCGTTCGAGTGTCCCATGTGTGGACTCAGGATTATGATGAAAGCGCGCGGCTTTCAAGGGCGTCGAACGTGGCAACTGTGTGCAGGAATCTGGATGAGATGGTCGACGCTGTGGACGGCGCGCTGATCGCTCGCGATGATTATATGTTGCATCGCGAATTGGCTGAACCGTTCCTGAAGAGAGGGAAGTTTGTATTTGTTGACAAGCCCTTGTCTTTGAATGTCGACGATATGATTTACTTTTCTCCTTATCTTGAAAATGCTCAGTTGATGTCTTGTTCCGGGATGCGTTTCGCCAGGGAGCTGGACGAAATCAGAAATGATTGGGCGAGTTTTGGAAAGGTCAAGTTGATACGGGCGACGGTTTTGAACGACTGGAGGAAATACGGCGTTCACATGATAGACGCGTTGCTTGGTTTAACATCCTTGCGACCGATCAATGTTTCCATGGCGCCGGTGCAGGGCTTTGAGTCTCGGCTGATTCAATTGGATAACGGGTCTATATTCCAGGTCGATAATTTGGGCGAAACCTGCAAAACATTTAGGTTTGATATTTTTGGAGCGACGAAAAACGGTTCTTTTGACTTGCATGATAATTTTTCTGCATTCAAACGATTGCTGGAGGGTTTTGTTCAGCAAATCAGAACGGGAACGAATACGGTGCCGATGCAGGACACAAATGATTCCATGAGGTTGTTGATTGCGGGCATTCGAGCGCAGGAGGAAAAGCGAACCGTCTTGTTGGAGGAAATTAAAATATGA
- a CDS encoding acylneuraminate cytidylyltransferase family protein, whose translation MKRLCSICVRGGSKGLKNKNMRELGGLPLFAHSIKQAQQSKLFDCIVVSSDSEAILRAATVYGADYAIIRPENLATDNAPKLPAIQHALLASEKLANARFDVVVDLDATSPLRVPLDIENMVQILEEENVSNVISGCPARRSPYFNLVELGEDGFVRLSKPLKNSVTRRQDSPKCYDMNASIYVWQREALLKNDSIFNRDTRLYVMPEERSMDIDSALDFEFVEFLYKRDNSAEIKNGDV comes from the coding sequence ATGAAACGCTTGTGCTCGATTTGCGTTCGCGGAGGCTCGAAAGGACTCAAAAACAAAAATATGCGCGAACTGGGCGGACTTCCACTTTTTGCCCACAGCATCAAGCAGGCGCAACAATCGAAATTGTTTGATTGTATCGTCGTCAGTAGCGATTCGGAGGCGATTCTCAGGGCGGCGACGGTGTATGGCGCAGATTATGCTATTATTCGGCCTGAAAATCTGGCGACAGATAACGCGCCGAAATTACCGGCAATTCAGCATGCATTGCTGGCATCGGAAAAACTTGCGAATGCTCGGTTTGATGTGGTGGTCGACCTCGATGCAACCTCGCCTTTGCGGGTTCCGCTGGACATCGAGAATATGGTTCAAATTCTGGAAGAGGAAAATGTTTCCAACGTCATATCGGGATGCCCTGCGCGTCGCTCCCCTTATTTTAATCTGGTTGAGCTGGGAGAGGATGGTTTTGTGAGGCTTTCCAAGCCTCTCAAAAACTCCGTGACACGTCGGCAGGATTCTCCAAAATGCTACGATATGAATGCTTCTATTTATGTTTGGCAAAGGGAAGCGCTGCTGAAAAATGATTCCATTTTTAACCGGGATACACGTTTGTATGTGATGCCGGAGGAACGGTCAATGGATATCGACTCCGCGCTTGATTTTGAATTTGTTGAGTTTTTGTACAAGAGAGATAATTCGGCGGAAATTAAAAATGGAGACGTTTAG
- a CDS encoding SDR family NAD(P)-dependent oxidoreductase, with amino-acid sequence MFLAKRLSAQYKVIAVARRIDKLRSEFKDFPNVRPYFLDLNDVNRIGGALEEIIRVEGDIFYVINNAGVMQPGSIEALKMEQMLQSIHVNGLAPMMVLKTLLPAMKKQNFGRIINITSGAPLNCSPEYGAYSASKSILNSLTITLGKELVSSNIKVNLMSPGPVQSEMAPNATLQPSICFPTVDYLLSLPEDGPTGQFFWLGYEVPLFPDLEGVDWLGGVGNEKLRKIQDIKDD; translated from the coding sequence TTGTTTTTGGCAAAACGTCTAAGCGCTCAGTACAAAGTGATCGCCGTTGCCAGGAGAATCGATAAACTGCGTAGCGAGTTCAAAGATTTTCCAAATGTTAGACCGTATTTTCTGGACTTGAACGATGTGAACCGAATCGGAGGAGCGCTGGAAGAAATCATTCGCGTGGAAGGCGATATATTTTACGTGATCAATAATGCTGGCGTGATGCAACCCGGCTCGATTGAAGCGCTGAAAATGGAGCAGATGCTCCAATCCATTCATGTGAATGGTCTCGCCCCGATGATGGTGTTGAAAACGCTTTTGCCTGCGATGAAAAAACAAAATTTTGGCAGGATTATTAATATTACCTCCGGCGCGCCCTTGAACTGTTCGCCTGAGTATGGGGCTTATAGCGCCTCGAAGAGTATCTTGAATTCGCTTACAATCACGCTGGGCAAGGAGCTGGTCTCGTCCAATATCAAAGTCAATTTGATGAGTCCGGGGCCTGTTCAATCGGAAATGGCTCCCAACGCGACGCTACAACCCTCTATCTGTTTTCCCACGGTGGATTACTTGCTCTCGCTACCAGAGGACGGGCCGACGGGACAATTTTTCTGGTTGGGTTACGAGGTCCCCTTGTTTCCTGACCTGGAAGGGGTGGATTGGTTAGGCGGCGTCGGCAATGAGAAGCTGAGGAAAATTCAGGATATTAAGGATGATTAA
- a CDS encoding acyl carrier protein has product MTIDNFIPLVEELLELDKGALKGNEPLDSLEDWDSLAIIGFLAMTDRHFGVAVEPESVMSCKTLDQLKSLVEKSL; this is encoded by the coding sequence ATGACCATTGATAATTTTATTCCCCTTGTGGAAGAACTACTGGAGCTGGATAAAGGAGCTCTCAAGGGCAATGAACCGCTCGACTCGCTTGAAGACTGGGATTCTCTTGCTATCATCGGTTTTCTTGCAATGACGGATCGTCATTTTGGAGTCGCCGTAGAGCCGGAAAGTGTCATGTCCTGCAAAACCTTGGATCAACTCAAATCTCTGGTTGAAAAGTCTCTTTAG